A genomic segment from Spinacia oleracea cultivar Varoflay chromosome 3, BTI_SOV_V1, whole genome shotgun sequence encodes:
- the LOC110776849 gene encoding uncharacterized protein isoform X2, whose protein sequence is MSANSASPSSRLMSGNRCSLPVAVFIVLVCLFLLQLYSLLPQKDAFKLDPQIHTSRRFRELDEVDEENIQMPPPRKRSPRAIKRKPKRPTTIIDEFLDESSQIRHLFFPDMKTAIDPNKGNGSFYYNPGRIWLDTEGNPIQAHGGGILYDERDKTYYWYGEYKDGPTYHAHKKGAARVDIIGVGCYSSKDLWTWKNEGIVLAAEENDETHDLHKSNVLERPKVLYNENTGKYVMWMHIDDTNYTKAHVGVAVSDYPNGPFHYLYGKNPHGFDSRDMTVFRDDDGSAYLIYSSVDNSELHVSPLTKDYLDVTNVVSPILIGHRREAPAMFKHQGTYYMITSGCTGWAPNEAMAHASESVMGPWETMGNPCLGGNEIFRETTFFSQSTFVLPVKGLTEYFIFMADRWNPADLRDSRYVWLPLKVAGPADQPLDYEFGFPLWPRVSIFWHKRWKLPFRWSE, encoded by the exons ATGTCTGCAAATTCTGCTTCACCCAGTTCTCGCCTGATGTCTG GAAACAGATGTTCATTACCCGTTGCAGTCTTTATTGTGCTGGTTTGCCTATTTCTACTGCAACTTTACTCTCTTCTTCCCCAAAAGGATGCTTTTAAACTGGACCCACAAATCCACACCAGTAGACGTTTTCGTGAGCTTGACGAGGTTGATGAGGAGAACATCCAAATGCCTCCTCCAAGGAAACGTTCTCCACGTGCTATTAAACGGAAACCCAAAAGACCAACCACCATTATTGATGAGTTCCTTGACGAGTCTTCTCAAATCCGGCATCTTTTCTTTCCTGACATGAAAACTGCAATTGATCCAAACAAAGGGAATGGAAGCTTCTATTACAACCCTGGAAGAATATGGTTAGATACGGAAGGAAACCCTATCCAAGCTCATGGTGGTGGCATTCTATATGATGAGAGAGACAAGACGTATTACTGGTACGGAGAGTATAAAGATGGACCGACATATCATGCCCACAAGAAAGGAGCGGCACGG GTTGATATCATTGGAGTTGGTTGCTACTCATCCAAAGACTTATGGACATGGAAAAATGAGGGGATTGTACTTGCAGCCGAAGAAAACGACGAGACTCACGATCTCCACAAATCCAACGTACTCGAAAGACCGAAAGTTCTATACAACGAAAACACAGGAAAGTATGTTATGTGGATGCACATAGATGACACAAATTACACAAAAGCCCACGTGGGCGTGGCCGTCAGTGACTACCCCAACGGCCCATTTCACTATCTCTACGGGAAAAACCCTCACGGGTTCGACAGCAGAGATATGACGGTTTTCAGGGACGATGACGGTTCTGCATATCTAATCTATTCTTCTGTTGACAACAGTGAACTCCATGTAAGTCCTCTTACTAAGGACTATCTTGATGTAACAAATGTTGTGAGTCCAATTCTCATTGGCCACCGCCGTGAAGCCCCCGCTATGTTCAAGCATCAGGGCACTTACTACATGATCACGTCGGGCTGCACGGGTTGGGCTCCGAATGAAGCAATGGCCCATGCGTCCGAGTCCGTTATGGGCCCGTGGGAGACGATGGGAAACCCGTGTTTAGGGGGGAACGAGATATTCAGAGAAACAACATTTTTCTCTCAGAGTACGTTTGTGTTACCCGTGAAGGGGCTTACGGAATACTTCATATTTATGGCTGATCGGTGGAACCCGGCTGATTTAAGGGACTCGAGGTACGTGTGGCTGCCTCTGAAGGTTGCCGGGCCAGCGGACCAGCCGTTGGATTATGAGTTCGGGTTCCCGTTGTGGCCTCGAGTGTCGATTTTCTGGCACAAGAGATGGAAACTTCCTTTTAGATGGAGTGAATAA
- the LOC110776849 gene encoding uncharacterized protein isoform X1 produces the protein MEEKLRMRNKYRKPTTLSCSAGNRCSLPVAVFIVLVCLFLLQLYSLLPQKDAFKLDPQIHTSRRFRELDEVDEENIQMPPPRKRSPRAIKRKPKRPTTIIDEFLDESSQIRHLFFPDMKTAIDPNKGNGSFYYNPGRIWLDTEGNPIQAHGGGILYDERDKTYYWYGEYKDGPTYHAHKKGAARVDIIGVGCYSSKDLWTWKNEGIVLAAEENDETHDLHKSNVLERPKVLYNENTGKYVMWMHIDDTNYTKAHVGVAVSDYPNGPFHYLYGKNPHGFDSRDMTVFRDDDGSAYLIYSSVDNSELHVSPLTKDYLDVTNVVSPILIGHRREAPAMFKHQGTYYMITSGCTGWAPNEAMAHASESVMGPWETMGNPCLGGNEIFRETTFFSQSTFVLPVKGLTEYFIFMADRWNPADLRDSRYVWLPLKVAGPADQPLDYEFGFPLWPRVSIFWHKRWKLPFRWSE, from the exons ATGGAAGAGAAATTGAGGATGAGGAACAAATACAGGAAACCAACCACTTTGAGTTGCAGTGCAGGAAACAGATGTTCATTACCCGTTGCAGTCTTTATTGTGCTGGTTTGCCTATTTCTACTGCAACTTTACTCTCTTCTTCCCCAAAAGGATGCTTTTAAACTGGACCCACAAATCCACACCAGTAGACGTTTTCGTGAGCTTGACGAGGTTGATGAGGAGAACATCCAAATGCCTCCTCCAAGGAAACGTTCTCCACGTGCTATTAAACGGAAACCCAAAAGACCAACCACCATTATTGATGAGTTCCTTGACGAGTCTTCTCAAATCCGGCATCTTTTCTTTCCTGACATGAAAACTGCAATTGATCCAAACAAAGGGAATGGAAGCTTCTATTACAACCCTGGAAGAATATGGTTAGATACGGAAGGAAACCCTATCCAAGCTCATGGTGGTGGCATTCTATATGATGAGAGAGACAAGACGTATTACTGGTACGGAGAGTATAAAGATGGACCGACATATCATGCCCACAAGAAAGGAGCGGCACGG GTTGATATCATTGGAGTTGGTTGCTACTCATCCAAAGACTTATGGACATGGAAAAATGAGGGGATTGTACTTGCAGCCGAAGAAAACGACGAGACTCACGATCTCCACAAATCCAACGTACTCGAAAGACCGAAAGTTCTATACAACGAAAACACAGGAAAGTATGTTATGTGGATGCACATAGATGACACAAATTACACAAAAGCCCACGTGGGCGTGGCCGTCAGTGACTACCCCAACGGCCCATTTCACTATCTCTACGGGAAAAACCCTCACGGGTTCGACAGCAGAGATATGACGGTTTTCAGGGACGATGACGGTTCTGCATATCTAATCTATTCTTCTGTTGACAACAGTGAACTCCATGTAAGTCCTCTTACTAAGGACTATCTTGATGTAACAAATGTTGTGAGTCCAATTCTCATTGGCCACCGCCGTGAAGCCCCCGCTATGTTCAAGCATCAGGGCACTTACTACATGATCACGTCGGGCTGCACGGGTTGGGCTCCGAATGAAGCAATGGCCCATGCGTCCGAGTCCGTTATGGGCCCGTGGGAGACGATGGGAAACCCGTGTTTAGGGGGGAACGAGATATTCAGAGAAACAACATTTTTCTCTCAGAGTACGTTTGTGTTACCCGTGAAGGGGCTTACGGAATACTTCATATTTATGGCTGATCGGTGGAACCCGGCTGATTTAAGGGACTCGAGGTACGTGTGGCTGCCTCTGAAGGTTGCCGGGCCAGCGGACCAGCCGTTGGATTATGAGTTCGGGTTCCCGTTGTGGCCTCGAGTGTCGATTTTCTGGCACAAGAGATGGAAACTTCCTTTTAGATGGAGTGAATAA